From a single Planctellipticum variicoloris genomic region:
- a CDS encoding M20/M25/M40 family metallo-hydrolase, producing MSGLRVWLGAAVVLALSVAADLSTGRAGTIEEARGRLDADVRYLAADDLEGRGVGTDGLNKAADFIQSEFQKAGLDVTRIDGGAFQKFEIVTGATKGPVNSLKLVAPDGTVTELEMGKDFEVCSFGGSGKIDVELAFAGYSIDAPKEGYSDYAGFDAKGKALLVMRRNPGQTGGADPHGGNPHATGEGKGPDLTRHADLRAKFSQASQHEAAAVVFMNDPHAIGEAAESRKSQISKTESTVVAAAEAFIAADPANEAAVKEAQQKLTEAVRKLQSDREAAKTADYDVLMKFGYAGNGGEAKSPLPAVHITQAIANKALEGALGKPLKVLEAEIDSDLKPRSAVLTGWKLQGEVSVEQTRSEVKNVIGVLEGEGPLAGETIVIGAHYDHVGKGGANSLAPGSTEVHNGADDNASGTVALIELARHFGSLPQKPARRLVFIAFTAEELGLIGSARYVKEPVFPLESTIAMFNMDMVGRLQDNKLTIFGTGTSPRWEPELKALNETAKFEFAFKPEGFGPSDHSSFYGKKIPVLHFFTGTHPDYHRPSDDADKLNVEGIARVTALLEPLIAETAANPERPAYVEVKGTANPMRDGSRPYVGTIPDFGTTDPGYAISGAAPGSPADKAGLKAGDRIVKLGTNAITGLDDFDLALRKFKPGEEAEFTIIRAGLEIKVKVTFAPPR from the coding sequence ATGAGCGGCTTGCGCGTCTGGCTGGGGGCGGCGGTTGTCCTTGCATTGTCTGTTGCTGCGGATCTGTCGACGGGGCGCGCGGGAACGATCGAAGAAGCCCGGGGCCGGCTCGACGCCGACGTCCGCTACCTCGCCGCCGACGACCTCGAAGGCCGGGGAGTCGGGACCGATGGCCTCAATAAGGCCGCCGACTTCATTCAAAGCGAGTTCCAGAAAGCCGGGCTCGATGTCACCCGCATCGACGGTGGCGCCTTTCAGAAGTTCGAGATCGTGACCGGGGCGACGAAGGGGCCGGTCAATTCGCTGAAGCTGGTCGCGCCCGACGGCACAGTCACCGAGCTGGAGATGGGCAAGGACTTTGAAGTCTGCTCGTTCGGCGGCTCCGGGAAGATTGATGTCGAACTCGCCTTCGCGGGCTATTCGATCGATGCTCCCAAAGAGGGCTACAGCGACTACGCCGGGTTCGACGCCAAAGGCAAGGCGCTGCTCGTGATGCGCCGCAATCCCGGCCAGACGGGCGGCGCTGATCCTCACGGCGGCAATCCGCATGCGACTGGCGAGGGGAAGGGGCCCGATCTGACGCGGCATGCCGATCTGCGCGCCAAGTTCAGCCAGGCCAGCCAGCACGAGGCCGCCGCCGTGGTGTTCATGAACGATCCGCACGCCATCGGCGAAGCCGCCGAAAGCCGGAAGTCGCAGATCAGCAAGACGGAGTCAACCGTCGTCGCCGCGGCGGAAGCCTTCATCGCCGCCGATCCCGCCAACGAAGCAGCCGTGAAAGAGGCTCAGCAGAAGCTGACCGAGGCCGTCCGCAAACTGCAGTCGGACCGGGAAGCCGCGAAGACGGCCGATTACGACGTGCTGATGAAGTTCGGTTATGCCGGCAACGGGGGCGAGGCGAAGTCGCCGCTGCCCGCCGTCCACATTACGCAGGCGATCGCCAACAAGGCCCTCGAAGGGGCGCTCGGCAAGCCGCTGAAAGTTCTGGAAGCGGAAATCGACTCCGACCTGAAGCCGCGGAGCGCCGTGCTGACCGGCTGGAAGCTGCAGGGGGAGGTCTCCGTCGAGCAGACCCGCAGTGAAGTCAAGAATGTGATTGGCGTGCTGGAAGGAGAAGGGCCGCTGGCTGGCGAAACGATCGTCATCGGCGCGCATTACGACCACGTCGGAAAGGGAGGTGCAAACTCGCTGGCGCCCGGTTCGACCGAAGTCCACAACGGCGCGGACGACAACGCCTCGGGAACGGTCGCGCTGATCGAACTGGCCCGGCACTTCGGCTCATTGCCGCAGAAGCCCGCCCGCCGGCTGGTCTTCATCGCCTTCACCGCGGAAGAGCTGGGGCTGATCGGCTCCGCGCGGTACGTGAAGGAGCCCGTCTTTCCGCTGGAATCGACGATCGCAATGTTCAACATGGACATGGTCGGCCGGCTGCAGGACAACAAGCTGACGATCTTCGGGACCGGCACCAGCCCCCGCTGGGAGCCCGAGCTGAAGGCCCTCAACGAAACCGCAAAGTTCGAGTTCGCCTTCAAGCCGGAAGGCTTCGGTCCCAGCGATCACTCGTCGTTCTACGGCAAGAAGATCCCGGTGCTGCACTTCTTCACGGGAACGCATCCCGACTACCATCGTCCGTCCGACGACGCCGACAAACTCAACGTCGAAGGCATCGCCCGCGTCACGGCTCTGCTCGAACCGCTGATCGCCGAGACGGCGGCTAATCCCGAGCGTCCGGCGTACGTCGAGGTGAAGGGGACCGCCAACCCGATGCGCGACGGCAGCCGGCCCTACGTGGGAACGATCCCGGACTTTGGCACGACCGATCCCGGTTACGCAATCTCCGGAGCGGCCCCGGGCAGCCCGGCGGATAAGGCGGGGCTCAAAGCGGGGGACCGGATCGTGAAGCTGGGCACGAACGCGATCACCGGGCTGGACGACTTCGACCTGGCGCTGCGGAAATTCAAGCCGGGGGAAGAAGCGGAGTTCACGATCATCCGGGCTGGGCTGGAGATCAAGGTAAAGGTGACATTCGCGCCGCCGCGGTAG
- a CDS encoding DUF1592 domain-containing protein: MPGFARVFGCALLVVCLQTTVPAQTPQPQADPGAQLDYQKDVLPLLTKFCGDCHSGDQPDAGVAFERLNIELARTRDRATWKKVFTQLDAHIMPPADAEQPSAEERARMAAWVQSHAVTVICDGPAYPGRVTLRRLNRSEYNRTIRDLIGIDYRPADSFPSDDVGYGFDNIGDVLTLPPVLLERYLDAADEVVRRAILVPELDFAPVVTKPGKVLASVSEAGDEFEFVANADYLFRVQAYGDQAGLEPTKMAFLLDGKDLQTVDVPATSSDPGTYELTARVEPGKHRVTVKFLNDYYKPDDPDPKLKGDRNLHVQSVSVIGPIGALPETLPESHRRLIPHTPAAGADRNAQLAAVRANLTPLLPQAFRRPMAAEEVERYVGIANLVLDDKASFERAMQVAVQAVLVSPRFLFRVEQDPPAEGPIAVRDLDDFELATRISYFLWSSQPDAELTAAASAGTLKDPAVLEQQIRRMLQDPRSDALVENFAGQWLQLRNLQTISMDTKQFPEFNPELRVAMRRETELLFTAIIREDRSVLELLTADFTYLNEPLAKLYGIEGISGNEFQRVSLTGSPRGGLLGQASILTVTSNPTRTSPVKRGKWILENLLAAPPPPPPPNVPSLEAQKEETKKTASLRERLELHRSNPACAACHRLMDPLGFGLENFDAIGKWRDKDHDSPVDPRGELPGGRTFSGPVELRQILIERKAEFRRCVATKLLTYALGRGLEYFDECSLNEVTAKMESRDDKFSVLVLEIVKSTAFRQRARTAMPE; this comes from the coding sequence ATGCCCGGCTTTGCCCGCGTTTTCGGCTGCGCTCTTCTTGTCGTCTGTCTGCAGACGACGGTTCCCGCTCAGACTCCGCAACCACAGGCCGATCCCGGGGCTCAGCTCGATTATCAGAAAGACGTCCTGCCGCTGCTGACGAAGTTCTGCGGCGACTGTCACAGCGGCGATCAGCCGGATGCCGGGGTGGCGTTCGAACGGCTCAACATCGAGCTGGCCCGCACCCGCGATCGCGCGACCTGGAAAAAGGTCTTCACGCAGCTCGATGCCCACATCATGCCGCCGGCCGACGCCGAACAGCCTTCGGCGGAAGAGCGGGCCAGAATGGCCGCGTGGGTGCAGAGCCACGCCGTCACCGTGATCTGCGACGGACCGGCCTATCCGGGGCGCGTCACTCTCCGCCGGCTGAACCGGAGCGAGTACAACCGGACGATCCGCGATCTGATCGGCATCGACTACCGCCCCGCGGACAGCTTTCCTTCGGACGATGTCGGCTACGGCTTCGACAACATCGGGGACGTGCTGACGCTGCCGCCGGTGCTGCTGGAGCGGTACCTGGACGCCGCCGACGAGGTTGTCCGCCGGGCGATTCTGGTGCCGGAGCTGGACTTCGCACCGGTGGTGACCAAACCGGGCAAGGTGCTGGCGTCGGTCTCCGAGGCGGGAGATGAGTTCGAGTTCGTGGCGAATGCCGACTACCTGTTCCGCGTACAGGCGTACGGCGATCAGGCCGGTCTCGAACCGACGAAGATGGCGTTTCTGCTGGATGGCAAGGACCTGCAGACGGTCGACGTGCCGGCGACGTCGAGCGATCCGGGGACCTATGAATTAACCGCCCGCGTCGAACCGGGCAAGCATCGCGTGACGGTGAAGTTTCTGAATGACTACTACAAGCCCGACGATCCCGATCCGAAGCTCAAGGGGGATCGGAATTTGCACGTGCAGTCGGTGTCGGTGATTGGTCCGATCGGAGCGCTGCCGGAGACTCTGCCGGAATCGCATCGGCGGCTGATTCCCCACACGCCCGCGGCAGGAGCCGATCGAAACGCGCAACTGGCGGCCGTGCGGGCCAACCTGACGCCGCTGCTGCCGCAAGCCTTTCGCCGTCCGATGGCCGCGGAAGAGGTCGAGCGATACGTGGGGATTGCGAATCTGGTGCTCGACGACAAGGCCAGCTTCGAGCGGGCGATGCAGGTGGCGGTTCAGGCGGTGCTGGTGTCGCCCCGGTTTCTGTTCCGGGTCGAGCAGGACCCGCCGGCGGAAGGTCCGATCGCCGTTCGCGATCTGGATGACTTTGAACTCGCCACACGGATCAGCTACTTCCTGTGGAGCAGTCAGCCGGATGCAGAGCTGACTGCCGCGGCAAGCGCCGGCACGCTGAAGGACCCCGCGGTACTGGAACAGCAGATCCGGCGAATGCTGCAGGATCCCCGGAGCGACGCCCTCGTCGAGAACTTTGCCGGGCAGTGGCTGCAGTTGCGGAACCTGCAGACGATTTCGATGGATACGAAGCAGTTTCCGGAGTTCAACCCGGAGCTGCGCGTGGCGATGCGGCGGGAAACGGAGTTGCTCTTTACCGCGATCATCCGCGAAGACCGGAGCGTGCTGGAATTGCTCACCGCCGACTTCACCTATCTGAATGAGCCGCTCGCGAAACTGTACGGGATTGAGGGGATCAGCGGGAACGAGTTTCAGCGGGTCTCCCTGACCGGGTCGCCGCGAGGCGGACTGCTGGGTCAGGCGAGCATCCTGACGGTGACGTCGAATCCGACGCGGACATCGCCCGTGAAGCGGGGGAAGTGGATTCTGGAAAACTTGCTGGCGGCCCCACCTCCGCCACCTCCGCCGAACGTACCGTCGCTGGAAGCCCAGAAGGAGGAGACCAAGAAGACGGCGTCGCTGCGCGAACGCCTGGAGCTGCACCGGTCGAATCCGGCCTGCGCCGCCTGTCATCGGCTGATGGACCCGCTGGGGTTCGGACTGGAGAACTTCGATGCGATCGGCAAGTGGCGCGACAAGGACCACGATTCGCCGGTCGATCCGCGGGGCGAGCTGCCGGGCGGGCGGACGTTCAGCGGTCCAGTCGAACTGCGGCAGATTCTGATCGAACGCAAGGCGGAATTCCGCCGGTGCGTGGCGACGAAACTGCTGACCTATGCGCTCGGTCGGGGCCTGGAATACTTCGACGAATGCTCGCTGAACGAGGTCACGGCGAAGATGGAGTCTCGGGATGACAAGTTTTCGGTACTGGTGCTGGAGATCGTGAAGAGCACGGCGTTCCGGCAACGCGCGAGGACGGCGATGCCGGAGTAA
- a CDS encoding sedoheptulokinase yields the protein MSFIGLDLGSTSIKAALLDPASGTITHVRSRPFPDPVPGQPALWFEIDPEPVIAHVRDLIAELANLSPTPCTGLLACSQMGGVILVTPDGQQHRTNYLSWRDQRVLEPHPGGHGTYFEELQRRTTEDELTAIGRELRPGSTPGLLFWLRENGLLPAGTVAVNLTDYVLSRLCGTPPRQEATLALGTLDLQTRTWQHDWFDRLGLNEIAWPELIAHDEPAGCCKIAGQSIPCYPAIGDQQAALYGAELVEGELSLNISTGSQAAVLTSSLVPGDYQTRPYLGGQYLNTITHLPAGRSLNALVGLLGELAAAEGHPLRDPWSKIAEAVANAEPSELSVNLAFFAGSLGDHGRIDRIRLENLTVGQLFLAAFENMAANYELCASRLQPNRDWQGIVLSGGLAQRFPRLRELIGQRLAGPIRMVDAAEETLQGLLRLAKDLIA from the coding sequence ATGAGTTTCATCGGTCTCGACCTCGGTTCCACCTCGATCAAGGCCGCCCTCCTCGACCCGGCCAGCGGGACAATCACCCACGTCCGCAGCCGACCATTTCCCGATCCCGTTCCCGGTCAACCGGCTCTGTGGTTCGAGATTGATCCCGAACCCGTCATCGCCCACGTCCGCGACCTGATCGCCGAACTGGCAAATCTCAGCCCCACCCCCTGCACCGGCCTCCTCGCCTGCAGCCAGATGGGAGGCGTGATCCTCGTCACCCCCGACGGCCAGCAGCACCGGACGAACTACCTCTCCTGGCGCGACCAGCGCGTCCTCGAACCTCACCCCGGCGGTCACGGCACCTACTTCGAGGAACTGCAGCGCCGAACGACGGAAGACGAACTGACCGCCATCGGCCGCGAACTCCGCCCCGGCTCCACCCCCGGACTCCTCTTCTGGCTCCGCGAGAACGGCCTGCTCCCCGCCGGAACCGTCGCCGTCAATCTGACCGACTACGTCCTGTCACGCCTCTGCGGGACGCCTCCCCGCCAGGAAGCGACCCTCGCCCTCGGCACGCTCGATCTGCAGACACGGACTTGGCAACACGACTGGTTCGACCGCCTCGGGCTGAATGAAATCGCCTGGCCCGAACTGATTGCTCACGATGAACCCGCTGGTTGCTGCAAAATCGCTGGTCAGTCGATCCCCTGCTATCCGGCGATCGGCGACCAGCAGGCCGCCCTCTATGGGGCCGAACTGGTCGAGGGGGAGCTTTCGCTCAACATCTCGACCGGCTCGCAGGCCGCGGTCCTGACGTCGTCGCTCGTCCCGGGCGACTACCAGACCCGGCCGTATCTGGGAGGCCAATACCTCAACACGATCACGCATTTGCCAGCGGGCCGCTCGCTCAACGCATTGGTCGGTCTGCTGGGGGAACTGGCCGCAGCGGAGGGACATCCGCTGCGCGATCCGTGGTCGAAGATCGCCGAAGCCGTCGCAAACGCCGAACCCTCTGAGTTGTCGGTCAATCTCGCCTTCTTCGCGGGCAGCCTGGGGGACCACGGAAGGATCGACCGGATCCGGCTGGAAAACCTGACCGTCGGCCAGTTGTTCCTGGCTGCGTTCGAGAACATGGCGGCCAACTACGAACTGTGTGCAAGTCGCCTCCAGCCAAACCGTGACTGGCAGGGAATCGTGTTGTCCGGCGGCCTGGCGCAGCGTTTTCCGAGGTTACGGGAACTGATCGGCCAGCGTCTGGCAGGACCGATCCGGATGGTCGATGCCGCGGAAGAAACCCTGCAGGGTTTACTACGACTGGCGAAGGATCTCATCGCGTAG
- a CDS encoding ATP-binding protein, which translates to MQDFEKLGAFYLGKTYDPAAKAARDELLLYDAKDLTTHAVCVGMTGSGKTGLCLALLEEAAIDGIPAIIIDPKGDLGNLLLTFPDLQPGSFKPWLDPADATRKGLSLDELAQKTADDWRNGLAAWGQTPERIAKFREAADVAIYTPGSSAGLSLTVLRSFASPGPETMENADALRERINAAVSGLLALLGIDADPLQSREHILLASLMERAWRDGKDLDLPRLIREIQSPPFDKIGVMDLESVFPAKDRFGLSMSLNNLLASPGFSAWMEGEPLDIQRLLYTPAGRPRLAILSIAHLSDPERMFFVTILLNEVIAWMRRQSGTASLRALLYMDEVFGYFPPTANPPAKVPMLTLLKQARAYGLGVVLATQNPVDLDYKGLSNAGTWFIGRLQTERDKARVLDGLEGASTAAGASFNRQQMESILSGLGNRVFLMNNVHDDAPVVFQTRWALSFLRGPLTRDQIATLMADRKANGAPAAAQPVVNSAVASPAPATPVPAPIAGGTRPVLPPDVPELFVPVRSRGPVTYRPALVGTARVHFAQAKSDVDVWETLLLTAEVAGDVSADVWDGAKLAIDEEPELEKSPVDGASFAELPAELAQPKSYAKLSTALKDFLYRTHELDIWKCPSLKQFSRPGESEGDFRARLSQGAREQRDLLVDKLRSKYAPKLALVQERIRRAQQKIEKEKAQASEQTMSAAMSFGTSLLGALFGRKLASTANVGRAATAMRSAGRAGRERQDVTQAEENLETLQHQLQDLEAQFQAETEALEATASPDRLLLEEITIKPKKADISVTRVALAWHGEEVVGG; encoded by the coding sequence ATGCAAGATTTCGAGAAGCTTGGCGCGTTTTACCTGGGCAAGACTTACGATCCCGCGGCAAAGGCCGCGCGGGATGAGTTGCTGCTCTATGACGCGAAGGATCTGACGACGCATGCCGTCTGCGTCGGGATGACCGGCAGCGGCAAGACCGGGCTCTGCCTGGCCCTGCTGGAAGAGGCGGCGATCGACGGCATCCCGGCGATCATCATCGACCCCAAGGGGGACCTGGGGAACCTGCTCCTCACGTTTCCGGATCTGCAGCCGGGCAGCTTCAAGCCCTGGCTCGATCCGGCGGACGCCACCCGCAAAGGGCTGTCGCTCGACGAGCTGGCGCAGAAAACGGCCGACGACTGGCGGAACGGCCTGGCCGCATGGGGGCAGACTCCCGAGCGGATTGCGAAGTTCCGCGAGGCCGCCGACGTGGCGATTTATACGCCGGGCAGCAGTGCGGGGCTGTCGCTGACGGTGCTCCGTTCGTTCGCGTCGCCCGGTCCCGAGACGATGGAGAACGCCGACGCTCTCCGCGAGCGGATCAACGCCGCGGTCTCGGGGCTGCTCGCTCTACTGGGGATCGACGCCGACCCGCTGCAGAGCCGGGAGCACATCCTGCTGGCCAGCCTGATGGAGCGAGCCTGGCGGGATGGCAAAGACCTCGATCTGCCCCGGCTGATCCGCGAGATCCAGTCGCCGCCGTTCGACAAGATCGGCGTGATGGATCTGGAAAGCGTCTTCCCGGCGAAAGACCGCTTCGGGCTGTCGATGAGCCTCAACAACCTGCTGGCGTCGCCCGGGTTCTCCGCCTGGATGGAAGGGGAGCCGCTCGATATCCAGCGGCTGCTGTATACCCCCGCCGGCAGGCCCCGGCTGGCGATTCTCTCGATCGCACATCTGTCCGATCCCGAGCGGATGTTCTTCGTGACGATCCTGCTCAACGAGGTGATCGCCTGGATGCGTCGGCAGTCCGGCACGGCGAGTCTGCGGGCGCTGCTCTATATGGACGAGGTCTTCGGCTACTTTCCGCCGACGGCCAATCCGCCGGCGAAGGTTCCGATGCTGACGCTGCTCAAGCAGGCGCGGGCGTATGGCCTGGGGGTCGTGCTGGCGACGCAGAACCCCGTCGACCTGGACTACAAGGGGCTTTCGAACGCGGGAACCTGGTTCATCGGGCGGCTGCAGACGGAACGGGACAAGGCCCGCGTGCTCGATGGACTGGAGGGGGCGTCCACGGCGGCCGGTGCGTCGTTCAACCGGCAGCAGATGGAGTCGATTCTGTCCGGTCTGGGGAACCGCGTGTTCCTGATGAATAACGTCCACGACGACGCGCCCGTAGTCTTCCAGACCCGCTGGGCGCTGTCGTTCCTGCGCGGGCCGCTGACGCGCGACCAGATCGCGACGCTGATGGCCGATCGCAAGGCCAACGGGGCGCCGGCGGCCGCGCAGCCGGTGGTGAATTCTGCCGTCGCAAGCCCCGCTCCAGCGACTCCGGTTCCTGCTCCGATTGCGGGCGGCACGCGTCCTGTTCTGCCGCCGGATGTCCCTGAGCTCTTTGTGCCGGTTCGTTCGCGGGGACCGGTGACCTATCGGCCGGCGCTCGTCGGGACGGCGCGGGTTCACTTTGCACAGGCGAAGAGCGACGTCGACGTCTGGGAGACGCTGCTGCTGACGGCGGAGGTCGCGGGAGACGTCTCGGCCGACGTCTGGGACGGTGCGAAGCTGGCGATCGATGAGGAGCCCGAGCTGGAGAAATCTCCGGTCGATGGGGCTTCCTTTGCGGAGCTTCCGGCAGAGCTGGCTCAGCCGAAGTCGTATGCGAAGCTTTCCACGGCGCTGAAGGACTTTCTCTACCGGACGCACGAGCTCGACATCTGGAAGTGTCCGTCGCTGAAGCAGTTTTCGCGGCCTGGCGAAAGCGAGGGGGACTTTCGCGCGCGGCTGAGCCAGGGGGCCCGCGAGCAGCGGGATCTGCTGGTGGATAAGCTGCGGTCGAAGTACGCCCCGAAGCTGGCCCTCGTGCAGGAACGAATCCGCCGGGCGCAGCAGAAGATCGAGAAGGAGAAGGCCCAGGCGAGCGAGCAGACGATGTCGGCGGCAATGTCGTTCGGCACGTCGCTGCTGGGGGCGCTGTTCGGCCGGAAGCTGGCAAGCACGGCGAACGTCGGCCGGGCGGCGACGGCGATGCGCTCGGCCGGCCGCGCGGGGCGGGAACGTCAGGACGTGACCCAGGCGGAGGAGAATCTGGAAACGCTGCAGCATCAGCTCCAGGATCTGGAGGCGCAGTTCCAGGCGGAAACGGAAGCCCTCGAAGCGACCGCCAGTCCCGACCGGCTGCTGCTGGAGGAGATCACGATCAAGCCGAAGAAGGCGGATATTTCGGTGACGCGCGTGGCGCTGGCGTGGCACGGGGAAGAAGTGGTTGGTGGATAG
- a CDS encoding 4Fe-4S dicluster domain-containing protein, whose protein sequence is MTVGGKGSQARSVVVCPVDCFYEGQQMLFIHPDECVDCGAYVPECPVEAICHEDNVPEPWRDYIPLNREMSARCPNINGNEDAVARRRGSEQSPRLSLN, encoded by the coding sequence GTGACGGTTGGGGGGAAAGGATCACAGGCTCGGAGCGTCGTGGTCTGTCCGGTCGACTGCTTTTATGAGGGGCAGCAAATGCTCTTCATCCATCCGGACGAGTGTGTCGACTGCGGCGCGTACGTCCCGGAATGTCCGGTCGAAGCAATCTGCCACGAAGACAATGTGCCGGAACCGTGGCGGGATTACATCCCGTTGAATCGGGAAATGTCGGCTCGCTGCCCGAATATCAATGGGAATGAAGACGCCGTTGCGAGACGCCGGGGGTCAGAACAATCCCCTCGACTCTCACTGAACTGA
- a CDS encoding DUF1552 domain-containing protein translates to MGLPRISRRTALKGLGTAIALPMLDAMLPRSWAAAEQAAKPLRMAFLYVPNGKHMPDWLPTTEGAGYELPKTLQPLAGLKDDFCVLSGLTQQKANANGDGGGDHARALATFLTGTQARKTDGADIRAGVSIDQLAAHEFGKSTRFASLEVGADAGGQSGNCDSGYSCAYSSNIAWRNESQPVPKEVDPKLIFDRLFTFGRPGESAEARARRERYNKSILDMVRDDARRLQSNVGVADRRKLDEYLTAIRELEVRIDKAASAPAGQSVPMDRPKGVPASYEEHLRILGDLVVLAFQTDTTRVSTFVFANEGSNRSYPFLDVPEGHHELSHHESKAEKQAKLQKINQFHVTQLAYFLERLKAAREGEESLLDRSLIVYGSGIGDGNAHNHNNLPIILAGKGGGLVKSGRHIAYPDGTPLTNLYLSMLDGAGIHVEKLGDSSGRLTGLDT, encoded by the coding sequence ATGGGTCTGCCACGTATTTCCCGCCGGACGGCTCTCAAGGGGCTGGGAACGGCGATTGCGCTGCCGATGCTGGATGCCATGCTCCCCCGGTCGTGGGCGGCTGCGGAACAGGCGGCGAAGCCGTTGCGGATGGCGTTTCTGTACGTCCCCAACGGCAAGCACATGCCCGACTGGCTCCCGACGACCGAAGGGGCCGGGTATGAACTGCCGAAGACCCTTCAGCCGCTGGCCGGCCTGAAGGACGACTTCTGCGTCCTGTCGGGACTGACGCAGCAGAAGGCCAACGCCAACGGCGACGGGGGAGGCGATCATGCCCGCGCGCTGGCGACCTTCCTGACCGGCACCCAGGCGCGCAAGACCGACGGCGCCGACATCCGGGCTGGCGTCTCCATCGATCAACTGGCCGCTCACGAGTTCGGCAAGTCCACGCGGTTCGCCTCGCTGGAAGTCGGCGCGGATGCCGGCGGCCAGTCGGGCAACTGCGACTCGGGCTATAGCTGCGCGTACTCCTCGAACATCGCCTGGCGCAACGAGTCTCAGCCGGTGCCGAAGGAAGTCGATCCGAAGCTGATCTTCGACCGGCTGTTCACCTTCGGTCGGCCGGGGGAATCGGCAGAGGCTCGTGCCCGGCGCGAGCGCTACAACAAGAGCATTCTGGACATGGTCCGGGACGACGCACGTCGCCTGCAGAGCAATGTGGGCGTCGCCGATCGACGGAAGCTCGACGAGTACCTGACCGCCATCCGCGAACTGGAAGTCCGGATCGATAAGGCGGCCAGTGCCCCCGCCGGGCAGTCGGTGCCGATGGATCGTCCGAAGGGCGTCCCGGCGTCGTACGAAGAGCACCTGCGGATTCTGGGCGACCTCGTCGTGCTGGCGTTCCAGACCGACACCACGCGCGTCTCGACCTTCGTTTTCGCGAACGAAGGGAGCAACCGCAGCTATCCGTTCCTGGATGTGCCGGAAGGTCACCACGAGCTGTCGCACCACGAGTCGAAGGCCGAGAAGCAGGCCAAACTGCAGAAGATCAACCAGTTCCACGTCACGCAGCTCGCCTACTTCCTCGAACGGCTCAAGGCCGCGAGGGAAGGCGAAGAGTCGCTGCTCGACCGGAGCCTGATCGTTTATGGCAGCGGCATCGGCGACGGCAACGCGCACAACCACAACAACCTGCCGATCATTCTGGCGGGCAAGGGTGGCGGACTGGTCAAATCCGGTCGGCATATCGCCTACCCGGACGGCACGCCGCTGACCAACCTCTACCTGTCGATGCTCGACGGGGCGGGAATCCACGTTGAAAAACTGGGCGACAGCAGCGGCCGGCTGACGGGGCTGGATACCTGA